In Rosa chinensis cultivar Old Blush chromosome 1, RchiOBHm-V2, whole genome shotgun sequence, a genomic segment contains:
- the LOC112191517 gene encoding uncharacterized protein LOC112191517: MRKFNAWLVFFKREWNWNWPFLVGFAITGILITKFSLCLTGIEDAKNSPFVQRHKK, translated from the exons ATGAGAAAGTTCAATGCTTGGCTTGTGTTCTTCAAGCGCGAGTGGAATTGGAATTGGCCTTTCCTCGTCGGCTTCGCTATCACCGGGATTCTCATCACCAAGTTCTCTCTCTGTCTCACTGG GATCGAGGATGCGAAGAACTCGCCTTTTGTACAGAGGCATAAGAAGTAG